One stretch of Rhizophagus irregularis chromosome 6, complete sequence DNA includes these proteins:
- a CDS encoding uncharacterized protein (SECRETED:cutsite_SHG-AP; SECRETED:prob_0.9521); SECRETED:SignalP(1-19), producing the protein MRLSSVLSVFLSFAIISHGAPISKRRFGNEGSPQAVSIFQDIKNLTQGTDKESEGADLSVSAIEALFADAPACDQQDKADEIIDLGHALGGEKEKQLIQLAITYRQLERNTPEVGQPSELCEKSPKNKEINGLLQAQDLPSTTTPNATPYEPAKSATTNEPYSDYSTETATTNEPDPDDPSKTTNEPDPDDPAKTTNEPDPDDPAKTTNEPDPDDPAKTATPNEPYSDYSTETATTNEPDPDDPAKTATPNEPDPDDPAKTATTNEPYSDDSAKTTTTNEPDPYDPAKTATTNEPDPYDPAKTANEPDPDDPAKTANEPDPDDPAKTVTPNEPDPDDPAKIEEYNEPDSDDPAKTANEPDPDDPDKKESNSASNDDSGNVLPKDSDEDSEHNNDGSSATSNMPQDFA; encoded by the coding sequence ATGAGGCTATCATCAGTTCTCTCAGTTTTTTTGTCATTTGCTATAATTTCTCATGGGGCTCCTATAAGCAAAAGACGTTTTGGAAATGAAGGTTCCCCACAAGCTGTCAGTATTTTTCaagatataaagaatttaactCAAGGTACTGACAAAGAATCAGAGGGTGCTGATTTATCTGTTAGTGCAATAGAAGCACTTTTTGCTGATGCACCAGCTTGTGACCAACAAGATAAAGCAGATGAAATAATTGACCTAGGTCATGCTCTCGGAGGAGAAAAAGAGAAACAACTTATTCAACTTGCAATAACATATCGTCAATTAGAACGAAACACCCCAGAAGTAGGCCAACCATCTGAACTTTGTGAAAAATctccaaaaaataaagaaattaatggtTTACTTCAGGCACAAGATTTACCTAGCACAACTACCCCTAATGCTACACCTTACGAACCAGCTAAATCTGCCACAACTAACGAGCCATATTCAGATTATTCAACTGAAACTGCTACAACTAACGAACCAGATCCAGATGATCCATCTAAAACTACTAACGAGCCAGATCCAGACGATCCAGCTAAAACTACTAACGAACCAGATCCAGACGATCCAGCTAAAACTACTAACGAGCCAGATCCAGATGATCCAGCTAAAACTGCCACACCTAACGAGCCATATTCAGATTATTCAACTGAAACTGCTACAACTAACGAACCAGATCCAGATGATCCAGCTAAAACTGCCACACCCAACGAACCAGATCCAGATGATCCAGCTAAAACTGCTACAACTAACGAGCCATATTCAGATGATTCAGCTAAAACTACAACAACTAACGAGCCAGATCCATATGATCCAGCTAAAACTGCCACAACTAACGAGCCAGATCCATATGATCCAGCAAAAACTGCTAACGAACCAGATCCAGATGATCCAGCAAAAACTGCTAACGAACCAGATCCAGATGATCCAGCTAAAACTGTCACACCTAACGAACCAGATCCAGATGATCCAGCTAAAATTGAAGAATATAACGAACCAGATTCAGATGATCCAGCTAAAACTGCTAACGAGCCAGATCCAGATGATCCAGATAAGAAAGAATCAAATTCGGCTTCAAATGATGACTCTGGTAACGTTTTGCCAAAGGATTCAGACGAGGACTCAGAACATAATAATGACGGTAGCAGTGCAACATCAAATATGCCTCAAGATTTTGCATAA